A single Campylobacter concisus DNA region contains:
- a CDS encoding c-type cytochrome translates to MKKLLIVSSVAALLSTAAFAADGAAIYKKCIACHGAKAEKMFNNKVPALTSLDAAAIEEALKGYKTGANKFGLGAMMKPIATPMSDEDVKAVAEYIQTLK, encoded by the coding sequence ATGAAAAAATTACTAATTGTTTCTAGCGTTGCGGCTCTACTTTCAACTGCTGCCTTTGCTGCAGATGGTGCTGCTATCTACAAAAAATGCATCGCCTGTCATGGTGCAAAAGCTGAAAAAATGTTTAATAATAAAGTTCCAGCTTTAACATCTCTTGATGCAGCAGCTATCGAAGAGGCACTAAAGGGTTATAAAACAGGAGCAAATAAATTTGGTCTTGGCGCTATGATGAAACCAATCGCTACTCCAATGAGCGACGAAGATGTAAAAGCAGTAGCTGAATACATCCAAACTTTAAAATAA
- a CDS encoding YaaA family protein, producing the protein MALKILFSPSESKISLNTNNKFNGKDLIFPELFDKRVEILNRYDEFLKNANLDEIKKLFGLKELEESKQLRESLSQKGSIKAILRYDGVAYKHLNYRGLDNKAQKYIDNNVLIFSNLFGPILAKDEIPEYKLKQGEKLGGFEISKFYEKNFSKAVDEFLQNDEILDLRAKFYEKFYTIKKEYITFCFIKNKKIVSHHAKAYRGEVLRQIANKLIKNKDELLSLNFKNLKLIDMKKVSLKTELMFEICE; encoded by the coding sequence ATGGCACTAAAAATTCTCTTTTCTCCAAGCGAAAGTAAAATTTCTCTAAATACGAATAATAAATTTAATGGCAAGGATTTGATATTTCCAGAGCTTTTTGACAAAAGAGTTGAAATTTTAAACAGATATGATGAATTTTTAAAAAATGCAAATTTAGACGAGATAAAAAAGCTTTTTGGGCTAAAAGAGCTTGAAGAGAGTAAGCAGCTGCGAGAAAGCCTATCTCAAAAAGGCAGCATAAAAGCTATCTTAAGGTATGATGGCGTGGCTTATAAACATCTAAACTATCGTGGTTTAGACAATAAGGCGCAAAAATATATAGATAATAATGTTTTAATCTTTTCAAATTTATTTGGGCCTATCTTAGCAAAAGATGAGATACCAGAATACAAACTAAAGCAAGGTGAAAAGCTAGGTGGCTTTGAAATTTCAAAATTTTATGAAAAAAATTTTAGTAAAGCGGTTGATGAGTTTTTGCAAAATGATGAGATTTTAGACCTTAGAGCTAAGTTTTATGAAAAATTTTACACTATAAAAAAAGAATACATAACTTTTTGCTTTATAAAAAATAAAAAAATAGTGAGTCATCACGCAAAAGCATATAGAGGCGAAGTCTTGCGCCAGATAGCAAATAAACTTATAAAAAATAAAGATGAATTATTGAGCTTAAATTTTAAAAATTTAAAGCTTATTGATATGAAAAAGGTTAGTCTAAAGACCGAGCTTATGTTTGAAATTTGCGAGTAA
- the flgL gene encoding flagellar hook-associated protein FlgL, producing MRITNQLRFSQTLHDYQKNMTGVNKSYKQLSNGLKIQDPYDGAATYNDAMRLDYEVTTLTQVVDATGKSVNFSKNTDNALQEFEKQLENFKTKVVQAASSVHSKTSLEALANDLQGIKNHLVNIANTSVNGQFLFSGSAVDTKPIDGAGKYQGNRDYMKTSAGAQVELPYNIPGYDLFLGKDGDYSKILTTNVRLADQTRTDISYAPKFLNDNSKIKNMIGLNYASDSVVRSDGSYNGTINPDYDFLDNSNVNFPDTYFFMQGKKPDGTTFTSKFKMSANTTMAGLMEKIGMEFGNTKTTKVVDVSINNDGQFNIKDLTKGNQTIDFHMVAATSVAPNRGAIAQNNALDAVNSLEDLETMANNVPKTVHITEFVKSKYTDKDGNATNALDYDKVRFERKDNELIANLPQVARRTGEYATDQTKLSEVSGTKESYDRNLYPKDVDARKRELFNIDNQEINLQVKSITGTKYDIKVKMGTAGGTNTPVQFEITSTPPGGTPSAPRTLTVYNSDEFGSYRTYASDFTYRQLMDIVAMAASDNIPNPPHAENANFDTDIEKVKRDQNYNAYKEALSKTKGAVETTLDDRGRMVLTDKTKSVTNIEVTMHDAKNSDKFDGDSTGRDTAGNAGHPQGKGSVFSFNENNALTIDEPSTSVFQDLDNMIEAVRKGYYRADANSNDPRNTGMQGALQRLDHLIDHANKELTKIGSQSRLLTATKERAEVMKVNVLTVKNDVIDADYAESYLKFTQLSLSYQATLQASAKINQLSLLNYLN from the coding sequence ATGAGAATAACAAACCAACTACGTTTTAGTCAGACTCTGCATGACTACCAAAAAAATATGACCGGTGTAAATAAAAGCTATAAGCAGCTCTCAAATGGTTTGAAAATTCAAGATCCATACGATGGTGCTGCGACTTATAATGATGCGATGAGGCTTGATTATGAAGTAACTACTCTCACTCAAGTAGTTGATGCCACTGGTAAATCTGTAAATTTCTCAAAAAATACAGATAATGCGTTGCAAGAGTTTGAAAAACAGCTTGAAAATTTTAAGACAAAAGTAGTCCAAGCAGCTAGCAGCGTGCATAGTAAGACATCGCTAGAAGCTTTGGCAAATGATCTTCAAGGCATAAAAAATCACCTTGTGAATATTGCAAACACTTCGGTTAATGGGCAGTTTTTGTTTTCTGGAAGTGCTGTTGATACAAAGCCAATAGATGGCGCTGGAAAGTATCAAGGCAATCGTGATTATATGAAAACATCGGCTGGAGCACAAGTCGAGCTTCCTTATAATATCCCAGGATATGATCTATTTTTAGGAAAAGATGGTGATTACAGTAAAATTTTGACCACAAATGTTCGTTTAGCTGATCAAACTAGAACCGATATCTCTTATGCGCCAAAATTTCTAAACGATAACAGCAAGATAAAAAATATGATCGGGCTAAATTACGCTAGTGATTCAGTGGTTAGAAGTGACGGCTCTTACAATGGCACAATAAATCCGGATTATGATTTTTTAGATAATTCAAATGTAAATTTTCCAGATACATATTTTTTCATGCAAGGCAAAAAGCCAGACGGCACGACATTTACTAGCAAATTTAAGATGAGTGCAAATACAACAATGGCTGGACTTATGGAAAAAATCGGCATGGAATTTGGCAATACAAAAACAACAAAAGTTGTTGATGTAAGCATAAATAACGATGGACAATTTAATATAAAAGATCTTACTAAAGGTAATCAAACTATTGACTTTCATATGGTTGCAGCCACATCAGTAGCACCAAATCGCGGCGCAATCGCTCAAAACAACGCACTTGATGCGGTAAATTCTCTTGAAGATCTTGAAACTATGGCAAATAACGTTCCAAAAACGGTTCATATCACTGAGTTTGTAAAGAGCAAATATACTGATAAAGATGGAAATGCGACAAATGCACTTGACTATGATAAGGTTAGATTTGAAAGAAAGGATAATGAGCTAATCGCAAATTTACCTCAAGTAGCTAGAAGAACGGGCGAATATGCAACAGATCAGACAAAGCTAAGCGAAGTCTCTGGTACAAAAGAGAGCTACGATAGAAATTTATATCCAAAAGATGTTGACGCTAGAAAGAGAGAGCTTTTTAATATCGACAACCAAGAGATAAATTTACAAGTAAAGTCAATCACTGGTACAAAATATGACATAAAGGTAAAAATGGGTACAGCAGGGGGCACAAATACTCCAGTGCAATTTGAAATAACATCTACACCACCAGGTGGCACGCCTTCTGCACCTAGGACTTTAACTGTTTATAACTCAGATGAGTTTGGAAGTTACAGAACTTATGCTAGTGATTTTACTTATAGGCAGCTCATGGATATCGTTGCTATGGCAGCAAGCGATAATATTCCAAACCCTCCACATGCAGAAAACGCAAATTTTGATACAGATATAGAAAAAGTAAAAAGAGATCAAAACTATAATGCCTATAAAGAGGCTTTATCAAAAACAAAGGGCGCGGTAGAGACAACTTTAGATGATCGTGGCAGAATGGTTTTAACTGATAAGACAAAATCAGTAACAAACATAGAAGTAACTATGCATGATGCAAAAAATAGCGATAAATTTGATGGCGATAGCACTGGTAGAGATACGGCTGGTAATGCTGGCCACCCTCAAGGAAAGGGTTCTGTCTTTAGCTTTAACGAAAATAATGCTTTAACTATTGATGAGCCAAGTACGAGCGTTTTTCAAGACCTTGATAATATGATCGAAGCTGTTAGAAAGGGATATTATAGAGCTGATGCAAATAGCAATGACCCACGAAATACTGGTATGCAAGGCGCATTACAAAGGCTTGATCATCTAATAGATCATGCAAATAAAGAGCTTACAAAGATCGGCTCTCAATCAAGACTTTTAACCGCTACAAAAGAGCGAGCCGAAGTAATGAAAGTGAATGTGCTAACTGTTAAAAATGATGTAATTGACGCAGACTATGCGGAGTCATATCTGAAATTTACGCAGCTTTCACTATCTTATCAAGCAACCCTACAAGCAAGTGCAAAGATAAATCAACTAAGCTTGCTAAATTATTTAAATTAA
- the gmhB gene encoding D-glycero-beta-D-manno-heptose 1,7-bisphosphate 7-phosphatase encodes MNKNEPIKALFLDRDGVINEDAGYVYEIKDFKFIDGIFDALREFAKAGYKLFVVTNQSGIGRGYYTQEQFETLTKFMLEIFKKEQIFITKVYFCPHAPEMDCACRKPNPKMILDACKEFNIDIKNSLMIGDKSSDVEAGKRAGVGRNFLLDGINFKNVKDVLNKLKKEKSL; translated from the coding sequence ATGAATAAAAATGAGCCTATTAAAGCACTTTTTCTAGATCGAGACGGCGTAATAAACGAAGATGCTGGATATGTTTACGAGATAAAAGATTTTAAATTTATCGATGGCATTTTTGATGCGTTAAGAGAATTTGCCAAGGCTGGCTACAAGCTCTTTGTCGTGACAAATCAATCAGGTATCGGAAGAGGCTACTACACGCAGGAGCAGTTTGAGACTCTAACTAAATTTATGCTAGAAATTTTCAAAAAAGAGCAAATTTTTATCACCAAAGTCTACTTTTGCCCACATGCCCCAGAGATGGATTGCGCTTGTAGAAAACCAAATCCAAAGATGATACTTGATGCTTGCAAAGAGTTTAATATAGATATTAAAAACTCGCTCATGATAGGCGATAAGTCAAGCGACGTTGAGGCTGGCAAAAGGGCAGGGGTTGGTAGAAATTTCTTGCTTGATGGGATAAATTTTAAAAATGTAAAAGATGTTTTAAATAAGCTAAAAAAGGAAAAATCACTATGA
- a CDS encoding response regulator transcription factor, translated as MVRILLVEDDEILLDLISEYLVENGYEVTTSDNAKEALDLAYEQNFDLLILDVKLPQGDGFSLLSSLRELGVSAPSIFTTSLNTIDDLEKGYKSGCDDYLKKPFELKELLIRIQALLKRNFSHHSGDVIKISDELSFHPQSKTLSKDGKNVNISSKESDLLALFLQNKGKILTKDEIFNKIWKFDEEPSELSLRVYIKNLRQILGKEAILNRRGDGYIYV; from the coding sequence ATGGTTAGAATTTTGCTCGTTGAAGATGATGAAATTTTACTTGATCTCATCAGTGAGTATCTAGTTGAAAATGGCTATGAGGTCACTACTTCAGATAACGCCAAAGAAGCGCTTGATCTCGCCTACGAGCAAAATTTCGACCTGCTTATACTTGACGTCAAACTCCCACAAGGAGATGGCTTTTCACTTCTTTCTTCCTTAAGAGAGCTAGGTGTTAGCGCACCTAGCATCTTTACCACGTCACTAAATACCATTGATGATCTTGAAAAAGGCTACAAAAGTGGTTGCGACGACTATCTAAAAAAGCCATTTGAGCTAAAAGAGCTACTTATCCGCATACAAGCGCTTCTAAAGAGAAATTTCTCACATCACAGTGGCGATGTGATCAAAATTTCAGATGAGCTTAGCTTTCATCCGCAGAGCAAGACACTAAGCAAAGATGGTAAAAATGTAAATATCTCGAGTAAAGAGAGCGACCTACTCGCCCTATTTTTACAAAACAAAGGCAAAATTTTAACCAAAGATGAAATTTTTAATAAAATTTGGAAATTTGACGAGGAGCCAAGCGAACTTAGCCTTCGTGTCTATATCAAAAATTTACGCCAAATTTTAGGCAAAGAGGCCATTTTAAATAGGCGTGGAGACGGCTACATCTATGTCTGA
- a CDS encoding AEC family transporter: MNFTPLFAIFFIIATGFFAKKVGIVEQKHSIPFVDFVLCFAMPALIFDKIYHVNVDASLINTILIGFASTAISAALAFVIGRVFKFTKITTVSMVMLSLFGNTLFVGMPVIQGFFGDAMVNEVIFYDQIATGIPLSILGPLILSFAAPEKVSLFQNTMKILKFPPFIALIMGLILKEVPLPDFIFAPLRMFEGSVTPVALFAIGVGLNFSSITSSYKGVSVVLLCKMILPAIVFFIILKVSGIQMSKTWVVGLFQCAMPTSALASAMVIKAGLDSSLAISSVAIGVLFSFITLPVIYFVFA; encoded by the coding sequence ATGAACTTTACTCCACTTTTTGCAATATTTTTTATAATCGCAACTGGTTTTTTTGCTAAAAAAGTCGGCATTGTTGAGCAAAAACATTCTATCCCATTTGTGGATTTTGTCCTTTGTTTTGCAATGCCTGCGCTAATCTTTGACAAAATTTACCACGTAAATGTCGATGCCTCGCTTATAAACACGATCCTTATCGGCTTTGCTTCAACCGCCATTAGCGCCGCTTTGGCATTTGTCATAGGCAGGGTTTTTAAATTTACCAAAATAACAACCGTCAGTATGGTCATGCTAAGCCTTTTTGGTAACACCCTATTTGTCGGTATGCCTGTCATTCAGGGCTTCTTTGGCGATGCGATGGTAAATGAGGTCATCTTTTACGACCAAATAGCCACTGGTATCCCACTTTCGATCCTTGGACCACTCATCCTATCTTTTGCCGCACCAGAGAAGGTTTCATTGTTTCAAAATACAATGAAAATTTTAAAATTTCCACCATTTATAGCGCTTATCATGGGTCTTATCTTAAAAGAAGTCCCGCTTCCAGATTTTATCTTTGCGCCACTTAGGATGTTTGAAGGCAGCGTCACTCCAGTAGCACTTTTTGCGATCGGTGTTGGCCTTAACTTTAGTAGCATCACAAGCTCATATAAAGGCGTTAGCGTCGTGCTTTTGTGCAAGATGATCTTACCAGCTATCGTATTTTTCATCATATTGAAAGTCTCAGGTATCCAGATGAGCAAAACTTGGGTCGTTGGTCTCTTTCAATGTGCGATGCCGACATCAGCCCTTGCAAGTGCGATGGTCATAAAAGCTGGACTTGATAGCTCGCTAGCCATCTCATCAGTGGCCATAGGCGTGCTATTTTCATTTATCACGCTTCCAGTTATATATTTTGTATTTGCGTAA
- a CDS encoding sensor histidine kinase, producing the protein MSEKTQILFKILSLYLVSSVLFLGYFFINDYKNKKEALILNEVKSLKEIKMGIYMKARMNGLDSISSLTKEKGVHACIVLNNGEKIYKDFDCQKIDKSKNVNLISGKVAIFEKIQYMDDNTTDELSYADIFLVGKDINGEILSLQISTTLKALFFFFALLFVALYLAKVSLRPLYEKIDTLNRFIKDSTHEINTPLSVISMSIETADLDNLNERNLKRFNNISLAAKSLNNIYDALVHLSFNLDKPSKKEPIDLNLLTTQRLNYFSPFFAKRGLKIDASLKPSFINADLEDMSKILDNLLSNAAKYAAQNSEVRIVLEPNFFSISNTGRGISKEDQMKIFDRYTRFNDDQGGFGIGLNLVKECCKKNDIFVKCQSKLDGETTFSLSWQN; encoded by the coding sequence ATGTCTGAAAAGACGCAAATTTTATTTAAAATTCTATCCCTTTATCTTGTTAGCTCTGTGCTATTTTTAGGATATTTTTTCATCAATGACTACAAAAATAAAAAAGAAGCGCTCATTTTAAACGAGGTTAAGAGCCTAAAAGAGATAAAAATGGGCATTTACATGAAAGCTAGAATGAATGGACTTGACTCAATTTCAAGTCTAACAAAAGAAAAAGGCGTGCACGCTTGCATTGTGCTAAACAATGGCGAGAAAATTTATAAAGACTTTGACTGCCAAAAGATCGACAAAAGCAAAAATGTAAATTTGATCAGCGGCAAGGTCGCGATATTTGAAAAGATCCAGTACATGGATGACAACACCACAGACGAACTCTCGTACGCAGATATTTTTCTAGTTGGCAAAGATATCAACGGCGAAATTTTATCCTTGCAAATTTCGACCACACTAAAGGCACTCTTTTTCTTTTTTGCCCTGCTCTTTGTCGCCCTTTATCTAGCAAAAGTAAGCCTAAGACCGCTTTATGAAAAGATAGATACGCTAAACCGCTTCATAAAAGACTCCACGCACGAGATAAATACGCCACTTAGCGTCATCTCTATGAGCATAGAAACGGCTGATCTTGACAACCTAAATGAGCGAAATTTAAAGCGTTTTAACAACATTAGCCTTGCCGCAAAGAGCCTAAATAACATCTATGACGCGCTCGTTCATCTAAGCTTTAACCTAGATAAGCCTAGCAAAAAAGAGCCGATAGATCTAAATTTACTAACCACACAAAGGTTAAACTACTTCTCGCCATTTTTTGCCAAACGCGGACTTAAGATAGATGCCAGCCTAAAGCCCAGCTTCATAAATGCAGACCTTGAGGATATGAGCAAAATTTTAGATAATCTCCTAAGTAATGCCGCAAAATACGCAGCGCAAAATTCAGAAGTACGCATCGTTTTAGAGCCAAATTTCTTTAGCATAAGCAACACCGGTCGAGGCATCAGCAAAGAGGATCAGATGAAAATTTTTGACCGCTATACGAGATTTAACGACGATCAAGGCGGCTTTGGCATAGGGCTAAATTTAGTTAAAGAGTGCTGCAAGAAAAATGATATCTTCGTAAAATGCCAAAGCAAACTTGATGGCGAGACTACGTTTTCGCTCTCTTGGCAAAATTAA
- a CDS encoding DNA translocase FtsK 4TM domain-containing protein yields the protein MKLKRAIISLFYKGSKILRHILFTIFVCIFIYFGIATAAPTADFVGSLGQSLGILNIKYFGLIAYVYPFLLIILGYFVYKNFKKFDFDFAQFLVGIFLFFIAFLMFQALSASSVNGGIIGNFIVSALKEVIGSIGTAVAILMMFIISLGLAFRENFIIVLRKAFVDKEVKVHEERNLKEIKQKQLPKIERKKQKNNDIKEEELIEAQVLNDDEQNLDEELEPESEKESRASTINGVEILNEVAENKKLLDQIERGNVEKPKNFVLPPLKFLNDPPKRSHSVNETEIDQQISNLLDKLRKFKIDGDVVRTYTGPIVTTFEFRPAPHIKVSKILTLQDDLAMALKAQTIRIQAPIPGKDVVGIEVPNQNLETIYLKEILESEVFKNASSPLTMALGKDIVGAPFVTDLKKLPHLLIAGTTGSGKSVGINAMLLSLLYRNSPQTLRLMMIDPKMLEFSIYNDIPHLLTPVITEAKKAITALANMVAEMERRYKIMSQTRTKNIESYNEKMKEEGGEQFPYIVVIIDELADLMMTSGKDVELYIGRLAQMARASGIHLIVATQRPSVDVVTGLIKANLPSRISYRVGQRIDSKVILDQMGAESLLGRGDMLFTPPGSPGVIRLHAPFASEKEIETIVNFLKEQQDVVYDEKFLIEEGTSGSVAAGTLGEDELDELYEEAKEIILSEQKTSISYLQRRLKIGYNKAANIIEQMEKMGVLSPVNAKGQREIL from the coding sequence ATTAAACTCAAGCGTGCTATAATAAGCCTTTTTTATAAAGGATCTAAAATTTTACGACATATCTTATTTACAATTTTTGTTTGCATTTTTATATATTTTGGTATCGCTACAGCTGCTCCAACTGCTGATTTTGTTGGCTCGCTTGGACAAAGCCTTGGTATTTTAAATATCAAATATTTTGGACTTATCGCGTATGTTTATCCATTTTTATTGATCATTTTAGGCTATTTTGTCTATAAAAATTTTAAGAAATTTGACTTTGATTTTGCTCAGTTTTTGGTAGGAATTTTTCTATTTTTTATAGCTTTTTTGATGTTTCAAGCCTTGAGTGCTTCAAGTGTAAATGGCGGCATAATTGGGAATTTTATAGTTAGTGCTTTAAAAGAGGTGATCGGCTCTATCGGCACTGCGGTTGCTATACTTATGATGTTTATTATCTCACTTGGGCTTGCTTTTAGGGAAAATTTTATCATTGTTTTAAGAAAGGCTTTTGTGGATAAAGAGGTAAAAGTCCATGAAGAGAGAAATTTAAAAGAGATAAAACAAAAACAACTTCCAAAAATCGAACGCAAAAAACAAAAGAATAATGATATAAAAGAAGAAGAACTTATAGAAGCTCAGGTACTAAATGATGATGAGCAGAATTTAGATGAAGAGCTAGAGCCTGAGTCAGAAAAAGAGAGCAGGGCCTCAACTATAAACGGAGTTGAAATTTTAAACGAAGTGGCTGAAAACAAGAAGTTGCTTGATCAAATAGAGCGAGGAAATGTGGAAAAGCCAAAGAATTTTGTCTTGCCACCGCTTAAATTTTTAAACGATCCGCCAAAACGCTCACATAGTGTAAATGAAACGGAAATCGATCAGCAAATTTCTAATTTGCTTGATAAACTCCGTAAGTTTAAAATAGACGGCGATGTGGTTAGAACTTATACTGGGCCTATCGTCACGACATTTGAGTTTCGTCCAGCTCCACATATCAAGGTAAGTAAAATTTTAACACTTCAAGATGACCTAGCGATGGCACTAAAGGCTCAAACGATCCGTATCCAAGCGCCGATCCCTGGTAAAGATGTGGTAGGCATCGAGGTACCAAATCAAAACTTAGAAACTATATACCTAAAAGAAATTTTAGAGAGCGAAGTCTTTAAAAATGCAAGTAGCCCGCTGACTATGGCGCTTGGCAAAGATATCGTTGGTGCTCCTTTTGTGACTGACCTTAAAAAACTACCTCATTTGCTAATCGCAGGCACAACGGGATCAGGTAAGAGTGTGGGTATAAATGCGATGCTTTTAAGCCTGCTTTATAGAAATAGCCCACAAACTTTACGTCTAATGATGATAGATCCAAAAATGCTTGAATTTAGCATATATAACGATATTCCGCATCTTTTGACACCTGTTATCACAGAGGCTAAAAAGGCGATCACTGCACTTGCCAATATGGTCGCTGAGATGGAGCGAAGATATAAGATAATGAGCCAAACTCGTACGAAAAATATAGAGAGCTACAATGAAAAGATGAAAGAGGAAGGCGGCGAGCAGTTCCCGTACATCGTTGTGATCATTGACGAGCTTGCTGATCTCATGATGACTAGTGGCAAGGATGTGGAGCTTTATATCGGCCGTCTAGCACAGATGGCAAGAGCTAGCGGCATACACTTGATAGTGGCAACCCAGCGCCCAAGCGTTGATGTCGTGACTGGCCTTATAAAGGCAAATTTGCCAAGTAGGATAAGCTATAGGGTAGGGCAGAGAATCGATAGTAAGGTCATCTTGGATCAAATGGGAGCTGAGAGCTTGCTCGGACGCGGAGATATGCTGTTTACGCCTCCTGGAAGTCCTGGTGTGATAAGACTGCATGCGCCTTTTGCGAGCGAAAAAGAGATAGAGACAATCGTAAATTTCTTAAAAGAGCAACAAGATGTAGTTTATGATGAGAAATTTTTAATAGAAGAAGGCACAAGCGGAAGTGTGGCCGCTGGTACTCTAGGAGAAGATGAGCTTGACGAGCTTTACGAAGAAGCCAAAGAGATCATTTTAAGTGAGCAAAAAACGTCGATCAGTTATCTGCAAAGACGTCTAAAAATAGGTTACAACAAAGCTGCAAACATAATAGAGCAAATGGAAAAAATGGGTGTTTTAAGCCCAGTGAATGCAAAAGGACAAAGAGAAATTTTATAG
- a CDS encoding HU family DNA-binding protein, with translation MKKAEFIQAVADKAGLSKKDTLKVVDATLETIQAVLEKGDTISFIGFGTFGTADRAARKARVPGTKKVIDVPASKAVKFKVGKKLKEAVAAGAAKKGKKK, from the coding sequence ATGAAAAAAGCTGAATTTATTCAAGCTGTTGCCGATAAGGCTGGTCTTTCAAAAAAAGATACTCTAAAAGTTGTTGATGCTACTTTGGAGACAATCCAAGCAGTTCTTGAAAAAGGCGATACAATTAGCTTTATAGGCTTTGGTACTTTTGGTACTGCTGACAGAGCTGCAAGAAAAGCTAGAGTTCCTGGAACTAAAAAAGTTATCGATGTTCCTGCTAGCAAAGCAGTTAAATTCAAAGTTGGCAAAAAACTTAAAGAAGCAGTTGCTGCTGGTGCTGCTAAAAAAGGTAAAAAGAAATAA
- a CDS encoding response regulator has product MLSTLKSGYLENTKFKNLNDYAYSNTLKTKYGEVEVFLDIYGDSDKLGTTKLENNSYLFSFDSNNDGVLDQKDILFDKLKVRGYDKDGNEKIANLSDVMPRVDLRQFISTNIINHNQIEREELNRKATITNNPNLYVDTKDIDYRHSYYASDPNTLFAAENRYEKIEKNDINNFFKKYAQNDGWVDLRHNNIFGKDSSFKNFAYLKVGFDDTARLSEFNPIIEPSKDYKKDENFSYTKFQKDSFMKFYKDYNAEFDAYNKMIENLGNNLKKFEENADAYISKLEKTKSAKMIAMENEFKQATGLEFSISNLKKVKKAFITNEATAAASLQDSDSVIAMKLNKDGTIRLKFDSGREIDVKELYNDTGKLNTSSELKTSTNLEAKEMNNVQLNSLDFKDIGFMQGDKIVSLKDAGAIAIANLSNKFESKFLISLNNGKSISTREIYNISYLENDLKSKEKIDERDKFYKKVDIKA; this is encoded by the coding sequence ATGCTATCTACACTAAAAAGTGGATACTTAGAAAATACAAAATTTAAAAATTTAAACGATTACGCTTACTCAAACACTTTAAAAACAAAATATGGAGAAGTAGAAGTATTTTTAGATATTTACGGCGATAGCGACAAACTTGGCACTACAAAATTAGAAAATAATAGCTATCTTTTTAGCTTTGATAGCAACAATGACGGTGTACTTGACCAAAAAGACATACTCTTTGATAAGCTAAAAGTAAGGGGCTATGACAAAGACGGAAATGAAAAAATAGCAAATTTAAGCGATGTGATGCCAAGGGTTGATCTTAGGCAGTTTATCAGCACAAACATCATAAATCACAATCAAATAGAAAGAGAAGAGCTAAATCGTAAAGCAACGATCACAAATAATCCCAATCTTTATGTGGATACAAAAGATATTGATTATAGACACTCTTACTATGCCTCAGATCCAAATACTTTGTTCGCTGCAGAAAACAGATATGAAAAGATAGAGAAAAATGATATAAATAATTTCTTTAAAAAATATGCCCAAAATGACGGCTGGGTCGATCTAAGACACAATAATATCTTTGGCAAAGATAGCTCTTTTAAAAATTTTGCCTATCTTAAAGTGGGCTTTGATGATACTGCAAGATTAAGCGAGTTTAATCCGATCATTGAGCCGAGCAAAGACTACAAAAAAGATGAAAATTTCTCATATACAAAATTTCAAAAAGATAGTTTTATGAAATTTTACAAAGATTATAACGCTGAGTTTGACGCATATAACAAGATGATAGAAAATCTTGGCAATAATTTAAAGAAATTTGAAGAAAATGCGGACGCTTATATATCAAAGCTTGAGAAGACAAAATCAGCCAAAATGATCGCGATGGAAAATGAATTTAAACAAGCAACTGGACTTGAGTTTAGTATCTCGAATTTAAAAAAAGTAAAAAAGGCTTTTATAACAAATGAAGCCACAGCTGCCGCATCTTTGCAAGATAGCGATAGCGTCATAGCTATGAAGCTAAACAAAGATGGCACCATAAGGCTAAAATTTGATAGTGGTAGAGAGATAGACGTAAAAGAGCTTTATAACGATACTGGCAAGCTAAATACATCAAGTGAGCTAAAAACTAGCACAAATTTAGAGGCAAAAGAGATGAATAATGTGCAGCTAAATAGCTTGGATTTTAAAGATATTGGCTTCATGCAAGGTGATAAAATCGTAAGTCTAAAAGATGCCGGAGCGATCGCTATTGCCAATCTATCTAATAAATTTGAGAGTAAATTTTTAATCAGTCTAAATAATGGCAAAAGCATATCTACAAGAGAAATTTATAATATCAGCTATCTTGAGAATGATTTAAAGAGTAAAGAAAAGATAGATGAGAGAGATAAATTTTATAAAAAGGTTGACATCAAGGCATAA